The nucleotide sequence GCTGCACACCGTCCGCGCGACCCGCGAGGTGGTGCTCTCCGGCGGCGCGGTCAACTCCCCGCAACTGCTGATGCTCTCGGGCATCGGGCCGGCCGACCACCTGCGCGAGGTGGGCGTCGACGTCGTCCACGACCTGCCCGGGGTGGGCGGCGGCCTGCAGGACCACCCGCTGGTGCCGGTGGTCTGGAACGTCCGCTCGGGGAAGTCGCTGCTGCGCGGGGAGTCCCCGTCGGGCTACGCGCGCTGGTTCGGCGCCCGCCGCGGCCCCCTCACCTCCTCCATGGCCGAGGCGGGGCTGTTCACCCGGTCGAGCCCGGAGCTCGCCGAGCCGGACCTGCAACTGCACTTCCTGCCGGTGAAGTTCTGGAAGCAGGCGGAGGTCGACCCCGACGTCGACGCGTTCACCGCCGCCGTCGTGCTGGTGGACGTGCACTCGCGCGGCACGGTCCGGCTGCGGTCGGCCGATCCGGCCTGGGCGCCGGCGATCGACGCCGGCTACCTCACCGACGACCGCGACCTCGAGGCGCTGGTGTCCGGGGTGCAGCAGGCCCGCGAGATCGCCGGGGCCGCGCCGCTGGCGGACGTGCTGGCCGAGGAGTGGTCTCCGGGCGGGACCGTGCACGGCCGGGATGCCCTGCGCCGGTCGGTCCGGGACACCCTCGAGTCGCTCTACCACCCGGTGTCCTCGTGCCGGATGGGCACCGACGAGCACGCCGTCGTCGACCCGCAGCTGCGGGTGCGCGGCATCGAGGGCCTGCGGGTGGTCGACGCCTCGGTGATGCCGACGCTGGTGCGCGGCAACACCAACGCGCCGACGATCATGATCGCCGAGCGGGCCGCCGACCTGATCCTCGGCCGCTCCCCCGCGGCCCAGCTCACCGCCGCCGGCTGACGCTCACCTCACAGGCATAGGAGGCTTTGCCTACGGATCGAGGCCCCGAACCGTAGGTAGAGCCTCCTATGCCTGGGGTGCGCGGCGATCTCCCGTTCACCCGATGTGACCTGACACTCCCTCCCGGTGGGACCACGCGGCGGCCATCTCTGGTTGAGTGGTGTGTACCGGCGCCGCCCTCGCTCATCCGGAGCGGCAGGAATCGACGTCGGGCTGAGGCTGCGCCACCTTGGTGCGCCCGGCTGACCGACGTCTCGCCGACGATGCGAGCCCGCCCTGCCCCCGTGCAGACTCGCCGGCGCTCGCGCTCGCCGAGGTGGTCGTGCGGCCACTCGAGCGTCGAAGGACTCCATTGACCTCCATGCAGAACACCCCCGCCCCCTCCGGTAGCTCCCCCACCCCCCCGGGCCCCCGCCGTCGTCGTGGTGGCCGCGGCCGCGGCACCCGCCCGGCCGGCGAGCAGCAGAACCAGAGCCGTCCGGCGCCCGCGGTGCCGGCCCCGGTCGTCGTCCCGGTCGGCGCGGACGCCACCGTGCTCCCCACCGACACGACCTTCGCCGCCCTCGGCGTCCCCGCACCGATGGTCGAGGTGCTGGAGACCAGCGGCATCACCGCGCCGTTCCCCATCCAGGTCGCGACTCTGCCCGACAGCCTCGCCGGCCGTGACGTGCTCGGCCGCGGGCGTACCGGCTCGGGCAAGACGCTGGCCTTCAGCATCCCGCTCGTCGCCCGGCTCGCCGCCTCCGACACCCGCCGCCAGCCCCGCCGTCCCCGTGCGCTCGTGCTGGTCCCGACCCGCGAGCTGGCCAACCAGGTCTTCGCCGTCGTCGACCCGCTGGCCCGCGCGCTGGGCATGTCCGCCACCACGATCTTCGGCGGGGTCGGCCAGAACCCGCAGGTGCAGGCGCTGGCCAAGGGCGTCGACATCGTCATCGCCTGCCCCGGCCGGCTCGAGGACCTGATCCAGCAGGGTCACTGCGACCTCGGCTCGATCGAGGTGACGATCCTCGACGAGGCCGACCACATGGCCGACCTGGGCTTCCTGCCCGGCGTGAAGCGGATCATGGACCGGACGCCGAAGGTCGGTCAGCGGATGCTCTTCTCCGCCACCCTGGACAACGGCGTCGACGTGCTGGTCAAGCGGTACCTTAGCAACCCGACCACGCACTCGGTCGACCCCGCGGTGGCGCCGGTCAGCACCATGACCCACCACGTCTTCCACGTGCAGACCGCGGACAAGGGCGAGGTCGTGCGGCAGCTGGCCTCCGGCCTGGGCCGCAGCGTGCTGTTCACCCGCACCAAGCACCAGGCCAAGAAGCTCGCCAAGCAGCTCACCGCCCAGGGCATCCCCGCGGTGGACCTGCACGGCAACCTGAGCCAGAACGCCCGCGAGCGCAACCTCGAGGCGTTCAGCAACGGCTCCACCCGGGTGCTGTGCGCCACCGACATCGCCGCGCGTGGCATCCACGTCGACGACGTCGCGCTGGTCGTGCACGTCGACCCGCCGACCGAGCACAAGGCCTACCTGCACCGCTCCGGCCGCACCGCGCGCGCCGGCGCCGGCGGCATCGTCGTCACCATCACCACGCCGGACATGGTCGGCGAGGTGCGCACGCTCACCCGCCAGGCCGGCATCAGCCCGACGGTCAGCCAGGTCCGCCCCGGCTCCGCCGAGATCGCGGAGCTCGCCGGTCCGGCGGCGCCGTTCGTCGAGCCGGCGCCGGCCCCCGAGCCGCAGCCGCAGGGGCAGGGCGGCGGTCGTCGTCGCGGAGGCTCCGGTCGCGGGTCGGCGGGCGCGGGCTCCCCCAAGGCCGCGTCCTCGGGCGGGTCCCGCGGGGCTTCCGGCTCCGGGCGTCCGTCCGGCCCGGCGCGCACCCGGGCCGAGCTGGCGGCCCGCGCGGGCTCGTCGTCGGCGGCCTCGTTCAGCGCCCGGTCGCGCCGCGGCGGCCGCTGACCAGTACCACCCGCACCGGGAGGCTTCCTCCCGCACCGTCGAGCGTCCTCCTCACCGCACACCGTGAGGGAGGACGCTCGACGATCAGGTGACCTGATCCCGGCGTCGGGGCCGGGGATCGGTCAGTTGCCGCTGGCGAAGGCCGAGTCGAACGCGCCGGCCGGCGGGTCGAAGGCCAGCCGGCGGACGAAGGCCAGCGCATCGGGCGCGCCGAGGAGCCGGTCCATCCCGGCGTCCTCCCACTCCACCGAGATCGGCCCGTCGTAGCCGATGGTGTTGAGCATCCGGAAGCAGGCCTCCCACGGGACGTCGCCGTGGCCGGTGGAGACGAAGTCCCAGCCGCGCCGCGGATCGGCCCACGGCAGGTGCGAGCCCATCCGGCCGTTGCGGCCGTTGCCCACCTGCTTCTTCGCGTCCTTGCAGTCGACGTGGTAGATCCGGTCCTTGAAGTCCCAGAGGAAGCCGACCGGGTCCAGGTCCTGCCACACGAAGTGCGACGGGTCCCAGTTCAGCCCGAACGCCTCGCGGTGCCCGATCGCCTCCAGGGCGCGCACCGTCGTCCAGTAGTCGTAGGCGATCTCCGACGGGTGCACCTCGTGCGCGAACCGCACACCCACCTCGTCGAAGACGTCCAGGATCGGGTTCCACCGGTCGGCGAAGTCGCGGTACCCGTCCTCGATCATCGACTCGGGCACCGGCGGGAACATCGCCACCGTCTTCCAGATCTTGGACCCGGTGAACCCGACGACGACGTCGACGCCGAGCTTGGCCGCCGCGCGGGCGGTCAGCTTCATCTCCTCCGCGGCCCGCTGCCGCACGCCCTCGGGGTCGCCGTCGCCCCAGACGCGCGGGTGCACCATGCCGCGGTGCCGCTCGTCGATCGGGTCGTCGCAGACGGCCTGGCCGTTGAGGTGGTTGGAGATCGCGAAGACCTTCAGGCCGTGCTTCTCCAGCAGGGCCAGGCGGTCCTGCACGTAGGAGTCGTCGTTCGCGGCGCGCTCGACGTCGAGGTGGTCGCCCCAGCAGGCGATCTCCAGGCCGTCGTAGCCCCACCCGGAGGCCAGCCGGCACATCTCCTCGAAGGGCAGGTCGGCCCACTGGCCGGTGAACAGCGTGACGGGACGGGGCATCAGGCGTCTCCTCGCAGGTGAGTGGTCATGAGGGGATCTCGGTCCAGGTGGAGCGGCCCGCGGCGCTGCGCTCGACGGCGTCGAGCACCCGCTGGACCTGCAGGCCGTCGGCGAACGACGGCTCCGGGTCCTGGGCCTTCCCGATCGCGGTCACCAGGTCGACGACCTGGTGGGTGAAGCCGTGCTCGTAGCCCAGGCCGTGCCCGGCCGGCCACCACGCGGCGACGTAGGGGTGCTCGGGCTCGGTGACGATGATCCGCCGGAAGCCGGCGGTCTCGGCCGGCTCGGTGCCGTCGAAGAACTGCAGGACGTTCATGTCCTCGAAGTCGAAGGCCAGGCTGCCGGCCGAGCCGTTGATCTCGATGCGGATGCCGTTCTTGCGGCCGAGGGCGAACCGGGTCGCCTCGAACACGCCGAGCGCTCCCCCGGCGAACCGGCCGAGGAAGACCGCGGCGTCGTCCACGGTGACCTGCCCGGTCTCCGAGCCGCCGACCCCGCCCAGCTTCCCGGTCTCGGTCGCCAGCGGGCGCTCGGTCACGAACGTCTCCAGCGTCGCGCTGACCCCGGTGAGCGCCTGGCCGGTGATGAACTGGGTCAGGTCGACGACGTGCGCGCCGATGTCGCCGAGCGCGCCGGAGCCGGCCTTCTCCTTCTCCAGCCGCCACGACATGGGCGCGGCCGGGTCGGCGATCCAGTCCTGCAGGTACTGGGCGCGCACGTGCCGGATCTCCCCGAGCCGGCCGTCGGCGACGAGCTTCCGGGCCAGCCCGATGGCGGGCACCCGCCGGTAGGTGAAGCCGACCATCGACCGCACCCCGCGGGTGGCGGCCTTCGCGGCGGCCTCGGCCATCGCCTCGGCCTCGGCCACGGTGTTGGCCAGCGGCTTCTCGCAGAGCACGTGCTTGCCGGCCTCGAGCGCGGCGATCGCGATCTCGGCGTGGGTGTTGCCGGGAGTGCAGACGTCGACCAGGTCGACGTCGTCGCGCTCGACGACCCGTCGCCAGTCGGTCTCGGTGCTCGACCAGCCGAGCCGGTCGGCGGCGTCGGCGACCTTGGCGGCGTCCCGTCCGGCCAGCACGGTCAGTTCGGGCCGCAGCGGGAGGTCGAAGAAGTGGGGGGCGGTGCGCCACGCGTGCGAGTGCGCGGCGCCCATGAAGGCGTAGCCGATCAGGCCGACGCCGAGGGTGCGGGTCATCTGCTTCTCCCAGCGGGGGTGGAGCAGCGGGGGAACGTGCTCGCTCCCCCGCTGCCCCGTCGGATCAGGACTCGAACGCGCGGTCGATGTACTCGTCGACGTTCTCCGCCGTGACGACCGGCGCGTTGAGCACGATCTCGCGCGGGACCTCGGGCGAGACCAGGTCCGACATCGACTTGCCCTGCGCGACCAGGCGGGCCAGGCGGATGCCGTCGGCGGCCTGGGTGTGCGGGTAGATGACGGTCGCCTGCAGCACGGAGTCACCGGACTGGATCTCGCGCATGGCGTTCGCCGAGCCGGCGCCACCGACCATGACGAACTCGTCGCGGCCGGCGTTCTCGATCGCGGCCAGGACGCCGACACCCTGGTCGTCGTCGTGGTTCCAGAGGGCGTCGATCTGGGGCGCGGCCTGCAGCAGGTTGGCCGCGGCCTCCTCGCCGCCCTCGACGGTGAAGTCCGCCGCGACCCGGTTGTCGACGTCGAGGCCGCAGTCGGACAGCGCGTCCGCGAAGCCCTGGCTGCGGTCCTGGGTCAGGGGCAGCGAGTCGATGCCGGCGATCTCGGCGACGACCGCGTCGGGGTTGTCGCCGACCTGCTCGCAGATGTACGTGCCGGCGGAGACGCCCATGCCGTAGTTGTCGCCCAGCACGGTGGCGCGGGCCGCGAACGGGCTGTTGAACTCCCGGTCCACGTTGATGACCGGGATGCCGGCCTCCATCGCCTGCAGCGCGACCGGCGTCATCGCGGCGCCGTCGAAGGGCAGCAGCACGATCGCGTCGACGCCCTCGTTGATGAAGGTCTCGACCTGGCTGATCTGGGTGCTGACGTCGTTGGTGCCCTCGGCGACGATCAGGTCGATGTCCTCGTAGTTCTCGGCCTCGGCCCGGGCGGCCTCGGTGATGCCGGCCATCCAGCCGTGGTCGGCGGCCGGGGCCGAGAAGCCGATCCGGACGGTCTCGCCGGTCTCGTCGTTGGAGCTGGCCGCGTTGGCGCCGGCGCCACCGCCGCCGCCCGAGCCCGAGCCCTCCGGCTCGTTGCTGGTGCAGCCGGCGACGAGCACGCCGGCGCCGGCCAGTGCGACCGCGGTGGACATCAGGCGACGGTAGGGGCGCTGCCTCGCTGCAGACATGTTTCTCTCCTCGGGGTGCCTTCTCCGGCGGGTCGCCGGCAGGTGAAGGTGGGTGGGACGGGTGGTGGGCTGGTCAGGGGGTGGGGCCGGCGCCGGGCCGGTCTCCGCCAGGGGCGCCGGGCACGCTCGAGCCGCCGGACACCGCGCCCGCCGGGGTGCCCCCGGCGACCGGTCCGCCGGATGACGACTCGCCGGATCTGGAACGGGTCAGCCAGCCGAAACCGCCACCTCGCCCCTCGGCCAGCCGCGACTGCAGCAGGACGGCGAGCACGATGATCAGGCCCTGGGCGACGGCCTGGGCGGAGCTGGACAGGTTGTTGAGCACGAAGACGTTGCCCAGCGTGATGAGGATCAGCACGCCGAGGACGGTGCCGACGATCGTGCCCCGGCCACCGACGAGCAGGGTGCCGCCGATGACGACGGCGGCGATCGCCTGGAGCTCCATCAACGTGCCGTGGGTCGAGCTGCCGGTCGTCGTCCGCGCCATGAGCATCACCGCGGCGATGCCGCAGGTGACGCCGGAGAGCACGTACAGCTTCAGGGTGTGCCACTGCACGCGGATGCCGGCCAGGCGGGCCGCCTCGGCGTTGCCGCCGACGGCGAAGGTGTGCCGGCCGAAGGTGGTGCGGTTCAGCAGGATCCAGCCGCCGACCGACACCAGCGCCCAGATGATCACCAGCCCCGGGACGCCGAAGACGTCGCCGCCGAAGAACTCGCGGAAGCCGCGGTCCTGCACGATCTGGGTCCGGCGGTTGGCGATGATCTCGGCCAGGCCGCGGGCGGAGACGAGCATGGCGAGGGTGGCGATGAAGGCCACCAGTCGTCCGTAGGCGATGACGATGCCGTTGATCAGTCCCGCCCCGGCGCCCACGGCGATCGCGGTGAACACCATGACGATCCAGTGGAAGTCCTCGGCCATCTGCTGGGTGGCCAGCGTGGTCGCCCAGATCGACGACAGGGCGACCAGCGCGCCCACCGACAGGTCGATGCCGCCGCCGATGATCACGAACGTCATGCCGATGCTGACCACGCCGACGACGGCGGCCAGCCGCAGGATCGTGAGGACGTTGTCGATGTCGACGAAGCGGTCAGGGGCGGTGACAGCCCCGACGATGCAGAGGAGGCCCAGGGCCACGACCAGGCCCAGGAGACGCCCGGCCGGTCCGGCCATGAAGCCGGGCCCCTTGCCGGTCGCGCCCTCCGGCGCGCGGTCCTTCGCCGGCGCGGGCGCGCCCGCTCCCCCGGTAGTCGCGGTGCTGCCGGTCATGCCACGTCCCCTTCGTGCTGCTGTGCGGTGGGCTGCTGCCGGTCGCCGCGGTGACACGGGCCGACCGTTCCCTCCATGACGAGGTCGAGCACGGCGTGCTCGTCGAGCGTGTCGGCCGGTTGCTCGGCGACGACGGATCCGTCGGAGATCACCAGCACCCGGTCGGCGAGGCCGAGGACCTCCGGGATCTCGCTGGAGACCACGACGACGGCGACGCCGCGATCGGCCAGCTCGCGGATCAGCGCGTAGATCTCCGAGCGGGCGCCGACGTCCACGCCGCGGGTCGGCTCGTCGAGGAGCAGCACCCGGCAGTCGCGCAGCAGCCAGCGGGCGAGCACGACCTTCTGCTGGTTGCCGCCCGACAGCGTCCGCACC is from Blastococcus sp. HT6-4 and encodes:
- a CDS encoding GMC family oxidoreductase N-terminal domain-containing protein codes for the protein MSGRPEVQEEHDVVVVGAGSAGCALAGRLSEDPSLRVLLLEAGGSDKLLEVQVPAGMYKVWRTRRDWNYTTEEQPGLGGRKLFWPRGKLLGGSSSINAMIYIRGARADYDEWAGLTGDPSWSYDQVLPLFKRMEDNSRGADEWHGVGGPLRVEDLRSAHPWTTAVVEAAVATGHPRNDDFNGAAQEGVGPYQVTQKRGRRWSSADAYLHPAMRRPNLTVRTGALTTRVLVEGGRATGVEFRCAGTLHTVRATREVVLSGGAVNSPQLLMLSGIGPADHLREVGVDVVHDLPGVGGGLQDHPLVPVVWNVRSGKSLLRGESPSGYARWFGARRGPLTSSMAEAGLFTRSSPELAEPDLQLHFLPVKFWKQAEVDPDVDAFTAAVVLVDVHSRGTVRLRSADPAWAPAIDAGYLTDDRDLEALVSGVQQAREIAGAAPLADVLAEEWSPGGTVHGRDALRRSVRDTLESLYHPVSSCRMGTDEHAVVDPQLRVRGIEGLRVVDASVMPTLVRGNTNAPTIMIAERAADLILGRSPAAQLTAAG
- a CDS encoding DEAD/DEAH box helicase gives rise to the protein MQNTPAPSGSSPTPPGPRRRRGGRGRGTRPAGEQQNQSRPAPAVPAPVVVPVGADATVLPTDTTFAALGVPAPMVEVLETSGITAPFPIQVATLPDSLAGRDVLGRGRTGSGKTLAFSIPLVARLAASDTRRQPRRPRALVLVPTRELANQVFAVVDPLARALGMSATTIFGGVGQNPQVQALAKGVDIVIACPGRLEDLIQQGHCDLGSIEVTILDEADHMADLGFLPGVKRIMDRTPKVGQRMLFSATLDNGVDVLVKRYLSNPTTHSVDPAVAPVSTMTHHVFHVQTADKGEVVRQLASGLGRSVLFTRTKHQAKKLAKQLTAQGIPAVDLHGNLSQNARERNLEAFSNGSTRVLCATDIAARGIHVDDVALVVHVDPPTEHKAYLHRSGRTARAGAGGIVVTITTPDMVGEVRTLTRQAGISPTVSQVRPGSAEIAELAGPAAPFVEPAPAPEPQPQGQGGGRRRGGSGRGSAGAGSPKAASSGGSRGASGSGRPSGPARTRAELAARAGSSSAASFSARSRRGGR
- a CDS encoding sugar phosphate isomerase/epimerase family protein, which translates into the protein MPRPVTLFTGQWADLPFEEMCRLASGWGYDGLEIACWGDHLDVERAANDDSYVQDRLALLEKHGLKVFAISNHLNGQAVCDDPIDERHRGMVHPRVWGDGDPEGVRQRAAEEMKLTARAAAKLGVDVVVGFTGSKIWKTVAMFPPVPESMIEDGYRDFADRWNPILDVFDEVGVRFAHEVHPSEIAYDYWTTVRALEAIGHREAFGLNWDPSHFVWQDLDPVGFLWDFKDRIYHVDCKDAKKQVGNGRNGRMGSHLPWADPRRGWDFVSTGHGDVPWEACFRMLNTIGYDGPISVEWEDAGMDRLLGAPDALAFVRRLAFDPPAGAFDSAFASGN
- a CDS encoding Gfo/Idh/MocA family oxidoreductase — its product is MTRTLGVGLIGYAFMGAAHSHAWRTAPHFFDLPLRPELTVLAGRDAAKVADAADRLGWSSTETDWRRVVERDDVDLVDVCTPGNTHAEIAIAALEAGKHVLCEKPLANTVAEAEAMAEAAAKAATRGVRSMVGFTYRRVPAIGLARKLVADGRLGEIRHVRAQYLQDWIADPAAPMSWRLEKEKAGSGALGDIGAHVVDLTQFITGQALTGVSATLETFVTERPLATETGKLGGVGGSETGQVTVDDAAVFLGRFAGGALGVFEATRFALGRKNGIRIEINGSAGSLAFDFEDMNVLQFFDGTEPAETAGFRRIIVTEPEHPYVAAWWPAGHGLGYEHGFTHQVVDLVTAIGKAQDPEPSFADGLQVQRVLDAVERSAAGRSTWTEIPS
- a CDS encoding substrate-binding domain-containing protein, whose amino-acid sequence is MSTAVALAGAGVLVAGCTSNEPEGSGSGGGGGAGANAASSNDETGETVRIGFSAPAADHGWMAGITEAARAEAENYEDIDLIVAEGTNDVSTQISQVETFINEGVDAIVLLPFDGAAMTPVALQAMEAGIPVINVDREFNSPFAARATVLGDNYGMGVSAGTYICEQVGDNPDAVVAEIAGIDSLPLTQDRSQGFADALSDCGLDVDNRVAADFTVEGGEEAAANLLQAAPQIDALWNHDDDQGVGVLAAIENAGRDEFVMVGGAGSANAMREIQSGDSVLQATVIYPHTQAADGIRLARLVAQGKSMSDLVSPEVPREIVLNAPVVTAENVDEYIDRAFES
- a CDS encoding ABC transporter permease, which encodes MTGSTATTGGAGAPAPAKDRAPEGATGKGPGFMAGPAGRLLGLVVALGLLCIVGAVTAPDRFVDIDNVLTILRLAAVVGVVSIGMTFVIIGGGIDLSVGALVALSSIWATTLATQQMAEDFHWIVMVFTAIAVGAGAGLINGIVIAYGRLVAFIATLAMLVSARGLAEIIANRRTQIVQDRGFREFFGGDVFGVPGLVIIWALVSVGGWILLNRTTFGRHTFAVGGNAEAARLAGIRVQWHTLKLYVLSGVTCGIAAVMLMARTTTGSSTHGTLMELQAIAAVVIGGTLLVGGRGTIVGTVLGVLILITLGNVFVLNNLSSSAQAVAQGLIIVLAVLLQSRLAEGRGGGFGWLTRSRSGESSSGGPVAGGTPAGAVSGGSSVPGAPGGDRPGAGPTP